One part of the Leptolyngbya sp. CCY15150 genome encodes these proteins:
- a CDS encoding pentapeptide repeat-containing protein: MHCLSIMAGLAVAVGLPFLMKSPALAQEESSRVLRLRETRDCGSCSLREARLRDAYLRGAYLRNADLRNADLRGADLKDAYLQGADLRGADLRDADLRGADLRGVRLDGANLTGTRIDTNTQLAAEWCQAWELINTPNITPDAMTANQALAIPCWSETAHDARAADEFAMVLPSGVNLSHTNLENLTLDEDSDLEGANLSSANLSGSVLNNANLQDADLAFANLQDVTLYGVNFEDADLSAADLSGSILIEGNFEDAILDHANLERTLLNSANLEDASLRYANLTDSILVDANLEDADLFGANLGRANFTRATLEDANVRAVRLNSSTVFFNADLRGTDLGGANLQGVDLGTANLVRVDLSGATLRNANLQGTQLQRADLVETDLSGSDLSYLDLTGVDLQGANLAGANLSHAILHRVNLEGANLQGADLTHVDLAGSNLREANLERANLTNADLQGADLQEANLLGATLEGIQFDRTNLCSVILPSGIPYPSCD; the protein is encoded by the coding sequence TTGCACTGCCTATCCATCATGGCTGGCTTAGCCGTAGCCGTGGGGTTACCATTCTTGATGAAATCTCCTGCCCTAGCTCAAGAAGAATCGTCTAGAGTCTTGAGGCTGCGGGAGACTCGTGACTGTGGTAGCTGTAGTCTCCGTGAGGCAAGGCTTAGAGATGCTTATCTACGAGGGGCTTACTTACGCAATGCCGATCTACGCAATGCTGATTTGCGCGGAGCTGATCTCAAAGATGCTTATTTGCAAGGGGCTGACTTGCGCGGTGCCGACTTACGCGACGCCGATCTACGTGGTGCTGACTTGCGTGGTGTGCGGTTGGATGGAGCAAATCTGACCGGAACCCGAATTGATACCAATACCCAATTAGCGGCTGAATGGTGTCAGGCCTGGGAACTGATCAATACCCCTAACATAACCCCCGATGCCATGACTGCTAATCAGGCTTTAGCTATTCCCTGCTGGAGCGAGACAGCGCACGATGCAAGGGCCGCTGATGAGTTTGCCATGGTTCTTCCATCCGGCGTGAATCTCAGTCATACGAACCTGGAAAATCTCACATTGGATGAGGATAGCGATTTAGAAGGCGCTAACTTGAGTAGTGCAAATTTATCAGGATCTGTCTTAAACAATGCAAATCTTCAGGATGCAGACCTAGCCTTTGCTAATTTGCAAGACGTAACGTTATATGGGGTCAACTTTGAAGATGCTGATCTCAGTGCTGCCGATTTATCAGGCAGCATTTTAATTGAAGGAAACTTTGAGGATGCCATTTTAGATCACGCTAATCTTGAACGTACATTGCTCAACTCAGCCAACTTAGAGGATGCTAGTTTACGGTATGCCAACTTAACCGATAGTATCTTAGTGGATGCTAATCTAGAGGACGCAGATCTATTTGGCGCAAATCTAGGTCGAGCCAATTTCACCCGAGCAACTTTAGAAGATGCTAATGTACGGGCTGTTCGCCTCAATTCTAGTACAGTATTCTTCAATGCTGATCTGCGCGGGACAGATTTAGGCGGAGCCAATCTTCAAGGTGTTGATTTAGGGACTGCAAATCTTGTACGCGTTGATTTGAGCGGTGCTACCTTGCGCAATGCTAACTTGCAAGGTACCCAATTGCAGCGGGCAGATTTAGTTGAAACCGACTTGAGCGGCAGCGATCTGAGCTATCTAGATCTAACGGGTGTCGATTTACAGGGCGCTAACTTAGCTGGAGCTAACCTCAGCCATGCCATCTTACATCGAGTCAATTTAGAGGGTGCAAATCTACAGGGAGCCGATTTAACCCATGTGGACTTAGCAGGATCTAACTTGAGAGAGGCTAATTTAGAACGGGCAAATTTAACCAATGCTGACTTACAAGGGGCTGACTTACAAGAAGCTAATTTGTTAGGGGCGACCCTTGAAGGCATCCAATTCGACCGAACTAATTTATGTAGTGTCATTCTACCGAGCGGGATTCCCTATCCTAGTTGTGATTAG